The Salminus brasiliensis chromosome 22, fSalBra1.hap2, whole genome shotgun sequence genomic interval ACTGTCAAGAAGCATGAAACCCATCCCCTCAATGGTGTGAATGACATGCCATGGCACATTAACAAAAACTCATCACTCTTCACAGCATTTGCAgccaaaaaaaatggagataccaCCAAGATGCTCAATGGGGACTCATGGGATAAATCAGCACTGCTTAGCATCCAACGAGAACTATCGGAATTCTCCTCAGATTATCAGAACAGTATTGCAGATAAACACGGTTTCCAGGTCAAGAATCATCTTAAATCGTCAGAGAAAAGCAATAAGTCAAGCAAGGACACGTCTAGTCAGTCAGGGAAGTCAagcaaaagtaaacacagtaaaTCCAGCAAGCTGAGAAAATTAAATTCCAGAAACTTCTTCCTGCACAGTGAACTCAGCccattccagtcctggagggacTTGAATAAGTTTCCTTTCGGATTGGAGAACATAGAAATTTTCCAAAGCAATGGCCCACCTGAATGGTATGATTCCCCGCTATACAAAAAACTAACCATGTCACACAGCTTACATGTTCCGGGGTCAAACAAGGAGGTGGAACGCCAAAACACCTCAGTTCCAGCTCTTGAGGATAAACCAGAAGCAGAGATAACCCAGCACACAGCGAATGCTGTAACAAGCATACCTTTAAAACCAGAAAAACACTCTGAGTCTGAAACTCACACTAAGTCTCAGATTGTGCTGGCATCCTCTGGGTCTGAGCAGAGGTGTCAGTCCGAAGGGGACCACTCTGCCCCCTGGAGGAAAAACAGAAGCAGAGCAAAAAGTGTGGTCCCTCCTGTCGGCCAGTCCCTTATGAGTTCGCTCTCCTGCGAAAAGACAAAGGCTGTAGATGAGGATGCACTACCAATCAAAAAGGAGGTTAGGACAATGGAAGAACAAGGCTCCACAAGTTCAACTCCATTTAACATTTTGCAGCTGCTAACTCCGGTCATCCCCTCCAGGCAGGGAACAGGAAGCTCAGAGGTGCTACAAGCTGTTCTCTCGCCGTCAACCCTTGATTTACCACTGCTTCCTGAAAGAGAGAAGCGCCCATCACCTGAGATCAAACGGGAAGGCTACAAGTCCATCGCATCAAGTCTGCTTTTCAACCTCAAGGACAACAGAAAACGGGTCAAGACAATGTACAGCCCACCAAAGTTCAAAGGTTTAGAGCCGGCAGACCAAAATAAACTGTCTCCTCTGATTGAACAGGTTCTTACCAAGGATGGTCAGGAGGTTGCAGAGATTCCTGATGCTGAAATCACATCAGCTGTTCATCAGAAAGCTCCGGCAAGTCTTCCTCCAGAGGCCGCAGGCCAACAAAAGTATACCCCCAGTGGACATATAAATGGGGGGTTGCCAGATGACTTCTTGGCACTGAGTCTCCTGCAGCCTTTGAAATCAAACAAGAGCCCTGTTGTTAACAAAGCCACATACCCATCTTTAAACCTGTACCGGAAAGCTAGTCCGGGTGAGTCAGACACTAAAACCATGCAACCAACACTGAGTGTCCCTGGTTCTCATCCAGGCACTAAACACGGACAGAACACAGGTCATCCTGAGATGCAAGGTAAAGACCTGCAAAGAAAACCTACGCCAGCACTAAATCTGAACAAGCCTACTGACCACCCGAACAGTGATGGCACTCTTATGAACGTTGATACGACTAAAAGAACAGCAGGAAATGTACAGACTGAGAGTGCTGATGCTGTTACTCTAAAGGAAAAGTATCCTCTTGCATTTCTAAAGAAGCACAGTACAAAATCAGATGCACCGACCCTTTCAGGTAGCAGGAATCTAGACAACCTGGGAGAAACGGGGACGGCAGAGCAAAGACCTGTGAAGGACAAAGGACGGATGGAAGCAAAGCCTAAGCATCTATTTTCCGCGAGACAGAACAACTATATCAAAAGTCAAAGATACGTGAGTGTAGATGATGAGGAGTGTGGACATGGTGGAGAAGAGGTAGCTTCTGCACAAGGCAGAACTGAGGTGGAAAAGGGTAACAGTGGCGATGAGCTTTCAAGGATTTCAGAAAGTGCAAATGTCAGGGAAGAGAGGAAAGGTAAACCGAATGTAGGTCTGCAAAAAGTTAAAGAGGTAGTTGATGGAAAAATGGAAGATGCGCCTATTCGTGAAAGTGTTGAAAACGCTGCCTCCAACATAAAGGACAATTTTGTCCCCTCCAAGAATGTGTTGGGTGTTAGCAAAGGTGATGGTTTTTCAATGAAGGGGAACACATCTGCCAAAATAGCACTGTTTGCTGCAAAGGAACAAGTGCACACCAAGGCAGCTGTAGCTCTGAAGAAGGAGAACCAAGCCATGGATAAATACGAGCTAGCGAAAGCAGCTTTGGAGGAAGTGATTGCCGAGCGAAATCAGAGAAAAAAGCAAAGTCAGAACCTTGCAGATGACCAAGATTTAGTAACGCAACAACAAGACGACTACAAGCAGGCGAACCAGAGTCAATCGAGTCAGAAGGACACGTTAGAAGCTGCTACAAAAGACAGGAGAGGAGGCCGGAAGGGCTTTTCTGATCTTAAATCCAGCAGCCGAATCGTTCAAAGTATGTCAGAAAGGGACACCAAACATGGAGAAAGTCATGTGGCCGAGGTAAATTTAGCCAGGCCTTGTAAGCAGGAAGGTGCTGCTGAGCATGGCCAGCGTGCTGCTGGGCAGATGAAAtatagagagagggacagatCTGGCAAACATGGACAACAGCTTGAGACTGATAATGTCAAAGCCCTGGATAAAGTAACTGGGCGTAAAGAAAGAGAGCCTGCACCTACAAATATAAGTCTCACGAAAGAGAGTTCAAGGGTTTCTAATATTGAGAGTAGGCTCACTAGGCAAGGTGAAGAAGACTCTGCTCTTGAGAAGAAGGGCAGCGCTTTTAAACCAGAGGTTCCTCCAAGAAGAGGGAGAGCAAGTTCTCAAAGTGACCAGAGATCAGTGTATGAAATCGAAAGAAAGGAAGATGGATCGAATAAATCAGGTAAACATGAGCAATCGGTAAGCAGCGAAGTCATGAAAGGGAGGTCACAGGATAGAGGACCGGTAAGGGGACATGTGTCAGCCCTGAAGGAGAAATTTAACAAAGAACAAGGACTGAAAAACAAAAGTGTCCATGAGTTTTTGGCTCAAGGAGAAGGTATCAAGGACAGTcctaaaaaagacaaaataaaaccAAAAGATACTCTACAGAAGGTCTCGGAGAGCACCCCTGCAATTGAAACTGCATCAAGAAACCATAATCCAGAAGGAACTGCCATGAATTCAGGCAAGGAACCTGACAGATATTCAAAACTACCAAAGAGGCAAGTGGAAGAGTCAGCTAGAAAGGACAATGATGCTCAGGACACTCAATTGATTAAAAGTGTAAGTGTAAATCGAAGGAACGATGAGAAAAGAGTCATAAGGGAGAGTACTTGTGCTTCGGAAGCTTTGGAGGTTCTGGACAATCAAAATAGGTCCAAAGATTGTGGTACAAATCCTGTCAAAGAGATTTGGCGTGACATTTTTGAAAAGTCCCATGCAGAGCAGGCCAACCCCAGCTGTGCATCTTTGAAGGAAACCACTGCAAAGACACCAGAAACCTCAGAATCCTTAACAGCAGACAACGGTCCAGTCGAAAGCGTCACAGTTTACGACATTCTTAACCAACCCGAGTTTTCATCACCGGTAACCCTTAAACAAGTCGAGCAAGGCAACCTACTTTCCAATCCATCAAACGAATCTTCCCTTTCCCACAAACTAGACGAAGGTGAAGGTGATCTGACAAGTCCAACAAGAACATGCGATGAGACCTTGGAGAAAACAAGTGGGCCAGGTCTTTCTGAGAGGTTAGGTTCTCCTCCAAGTGATGTGGACAAGGGAGGGTGGGTGCGCTGTTTGATGGAAACAGCTAGAAATCTAACACCGACCAGTCGGTCCAGTGCATCTACTCCCACCATGGGAAAACCTGCTTTATTCAAAGTAAAAGACAATACATTCAGGGCATCTCCTATTACCAAAACCGTAAGACCTGTCCTACATAAAACTGTACCAGAAATCACCCAATTGTGGTCTCCTAGGGAAAGCTGGAGTGGATCTGAACGGGGCGAGGAGGACCATTTCAAGTACTGTGTAGAAGTGCAGAGTCCAACTATACTTTCTCCTACTCCACCTTTGACACCTGCCAGAAGCCCCCAGTCTGACCAGTCATCAATGCATCTCCTATCTCCGTTGGGTTTTCAGTTCACCACAAGCAGGGACAGGAAAGGGCAGCTGGATTGCCTGACAGTGCCGGAAGAGGAGGAGATGCGATCTGCTGTGAGCTCGGTTTCTGAAGGAATAGAGAGTTGTGGAACGAGTGCAGGAGATACTGTGGAAGAGACTACATTCATTCCCCTGCCTACAgaagatgcagaggagtctagAGCACCTAGCGAGAGATCTGGATCTGCCTGCAGTGGCCTCGAGAGTCAGTCCCAGAGCAAGCCTCCTGCTGTCCCTCCGAAAACAGAGAAAGCCCTGCGGCGTGCCATGAAGCTGACCACGAGGAGAATCCAAAAGGCAGACTCTAAAAGCAAGTCGGAGCGCAAAGGCCGGAGCAGTGAGAAAAATACCAGTCACAAACCTGAGAGGAGGCACCACAGTAGCGACAAAGTGCACAGTGGCAGATCAGAACACCGGGCACACAGCATAGACCTAGGTTGTACCAAGCAAAGCCCTCGAGAAAACGACAAGGACACACTTTTGCTGAAGACTCACAGGAGGGAAAGACATGCCAGGGAGTACAGTAATCAAGAGAGCCACTACGAAGAGACACCACGGCTAGACAGCCATGCAAATCAAAACAGTACCCAAGCTGAGCCAAAGAACTTCTCCAGAAATCAAAGGCACATTGAAAAAGAAGATCAGCTGGAAGCCAGGAATGGAGAAACCCATTCCGAAAGAACTGGTCGTACCAGTGGAAGATACCTACCTGAGAAGCTTGACCGTAGGGCTCAGAGTTTGGACAGATTTTTGACCGAAAAACCTGAACTCGTAAAGAGGCCGCCTTTGCGCCAGAACAGCGTTGAACGAACTTATGCTTCCAACATTGTTACACAGTCTTTCCCAATGACCCAAAGGAAGCTTCTGCAGGATCCCGATTCTGGACAGTATTTTGTTGTGGACATGCCAGTGCAGGTCAAGACAAAGACTTTCTTCGATCCAGAGACGGGAAGTTACGTCCAACTCCCAGTACAGTCTCCGGAAGCCTCCGTTCCACAAGCACAGTCAATGGAAGTTGTGAAGGCACCCCCACTTGTGCTGTATCATGGCTTTGTTCCGATGCCTGTCTCGACCTTACCTGCACAGAAGTCCACCATCAGATTAGGCTCTGTTGTTACCCCAGATGACTTGGAGCTGTTCGAATCCGGTGAGATGGAAAGGCATGACGCCATTTACCAAAAGCCCAATCCCTACCCTGAGCCTATGCATGTATCACAGGAGCACTTAGCAGGAGTGGAAATTGACAGTGTTAGATGAAACTATGATGACAACAAAGACATTACAGACCAATGGACGGTCTTGGATTTGAGTGTGTCTGAACAGTGAATGGGCTTTTTATCTGATGAATATAGTCCTTAAACGTGCTTTCACAAGAAACGGCATGCTGGTATGACATGGAATGAATGTTTGTTCCCCGTGTGTTTGGATCTGTGATGATGGCAACTGACCTGTAAATGTTTTCATTCTTATCGAAGTAAGTTGATGGTAGTTTTCTCGCTGCCTGAGGAGTTAACCTTTTGTAATGATAAAGTGACGTTAGACTGGCTTATTGTGCTAGCACAAGAATGTCAATGGCCATAGCGCTTTGCCAGGTTATTTTGATACATGTTGTATTTTAAGCAACTGAATAATTTTGCAGACAGGAGGATGCACTTATTTcagacaaacaaaaacacagggcAGAAACAGTAGCTGTATGTCTTAAGTGGCATATTTAAATGGCCATTAGTGTCATTATTCTGAGTGTATTTTGGAATGAATGATAGAGTTGATAGAGTTCAGGAGTTGCTGGCTTCATACAGTGTAAAACCATTCCAATAAAAGCATCTCAAGgaatatggatttttttttctattacaaATTAGACCTATTGATCTTCTTTAGATCTACATTTCTTAATGTATTTTTGCTTTCTTAATCAGTGTGATTGAGACAGAAAagacccttagctagtttgtaaaaactaggatccaaaagattcatctaatcttagactctactaaatacagaagtcagtctggagacacaatactctacacactctacactctgcacaccaagtactctcagaagaggagggccttcagtctgggtttgtgagctgttcagacacccaggggaagttcgttccaccacttcggtgcaggacagaaaaaagtctggacactcgtctcccgtggatcttaaaggatggcgggtcgagccgagccggacttgaagctggaagggctcttggtgcagatcagcttttgaccatcgccatcaagtacggaggagctgTCTGGtacagtcttggctttgtaggccagagtcagggggttgattctgatgcgggcagcagctacaggaagccagtggagagccttttggataagttgcaggggcctgatggtgcgcaaagggagaccagccttTGGGctaaagttttggcaccctacATTTTAGCAAAATAGTTCTGGTCAAAGTCCTACTTCaatctagcaacaccttagcaaccaacacctataTCACAGCAGCACTTGCAGGTTGATTACAAAGTTGACCAATCAGAGTTGACCTTTTTACCTTGTTAGTACCTCAATCATGTGACCGCCCTGTTCACCCTATTCACTGAATTATAATATTTGGGCTGCACATGACAGTGAAACCGTACTCCAGTAATCTTCCATGTAAGCCCAGTGACTTTCACCACCTCTAAACCGTCACCAAGCACTATGCCAACCCATCTACATTACAtcacgtccaaatatttgttgctaacaaagatgtgcaaatgcacacacacagcttgtctagttcctgtagagaagtactgtcaatagaataggactctctggaatgaccctattggcacgatgcttcctaatgccaggtgtgggctagaggggtttaaagctccccagcattgagctgtggagcagtagaggaactgtgctctatggtggagctccatccaatacttttggatgggatgagttggggagttggggattatGAAGTGGAGTGGTGATCCAACATTCCACATCCTGATCTTAcaaaagctcttgttgctgaatgcaatgaaatcctcacagcaatgctcctcctccaaaatctagtagaaagcctccttctttcctggacagtagagacagttactccaacaaaagctccAGCAGGATACACTtgttttaatgcccttgatttcaaaacaaacaaaaaatagcaataagcaggtgtcccaatacttttgtcttttgtttattaTGGGCGGAACACTGTCAGCTAGCTCAGAGACCCTTCCAGATGCCCTTTATCATTGATGCTGACTTGTTGGTACTGTGCCTCCGAGTCCTTTATTAGCCTCCACCAACTCCTATGTGGACTAATCTATTTAACAGGGGAGGGTCAGCTTGTATTGATACTGTGAGCAAAAAACAAAGATGCGGCGTCGTTCACAGGTTCAGTGGCAGCCGCAGCTGTCTGCCACCATGTCGTCGTACTGCCTGAGAACAACGTTCTCCTCATCGTCAAAGTACAGCAGGCTTATTGGGTGCAGCACATCTGGGACACAGCAGGGCTGCTCAACCTTGCTGGAGAGTTTCAGAGCGTCCACTATGGACTGGACGATGGCGTGGTTGGTCGCCCGCAAACTGCCACCGAGTGGGAATGGGCAGGACCCCACACACTGGTAGGCGTTGTAGCCTCTAGGTGATATTATCCACCCAGACCAACCGATCTTAGTGAAGTCCACGTAGAGAGGAGCTCTCTGGCATGTTGCAAACTGCCTGTGGTCAGGTGGAGGCCGGTGTGTGCTCCTGCGTTTGCGCCCTGTGGTCCCGTGGGGAATCTTGGACTCTAGGACCAGATCCAGGGGTGATCCGCTGCCCTGACCTGGGGATTGATAGCCAATGCAATTAGGAGGAATTGATGGAATTAATTGCTTAGTCGTAAACTGATAACTGAAGTTAAAGGTCTTCACCAGGGGGCAGGTGGCGGGGGGTACGAGACCCTTACCTGAGCCTCTCCAACCATCAGTTGAGTAGACGACCAAATAGGCATCATTTTCTTCTGGCTTTTTTGCTTCACCCAGTTGCACAGTCGTCTCAAACCACTGTCCCGATGGTAAAGTTGAAACCAGCAGGATGCCATTATTCGCGCCGCCGTTGAGAATCCATTTGGTCGCCTGTTAGGAATTTGGGACAGTGATGCATACTTTCATCAGTTTCATCCCCACAAACATCACCTCCTTCAGCACACCCCTAATACTCCTGGGCCAATTGCTGAGTCAGAACATATACACGACAGTCCATCCATTTAACTGCCTTAACTGCGAACGGTTGGACACTAGATCACTTAGACACAGCAAAGATACAGTGGGTTCGAGACCTTTCCATGTCCGGAAagtaaaaaaatcaaaataaaattaaaaaaatcactCCAGATTTTGGTTCTGTCTTTATCGAATACTCGGATCAAGTATTatctgaaatatatataaatatctgcTCAATTTGATGTTTCAAATGATATTTTTGAACATTATTAATTCAAGAAAATGAATGTAGAGACCTTCACGTCGTAAGTAGCATTTGTTAGATTGCTAGCTTTAGCGGTGCGAATGTTTGCTAGCTCCTCTCTGTAATGTTTCATAGAGTTTTAATGTTTCAAGTTCAACCAATAACCAGTAACCTCCAAAAGTTCATAACAAGAACAACAGCCAACATATGCACTAGCTGGCTGGTCACAAAACTGTGCAATATCATAAATTATAGCTAGCTTTGGCTAATGAAGGTTGTCTCACTGAAAACCTTTTATGCTAAAGCTAGTCTTGTTCTGCTCCACGTGAGAAGAATAGCTGTAGGTcagaaaacaggtgggaaataAAAATCTGTGTTTAAAATGTGTCAGGAATTGAACACCAACTCACAGCGTTTGTGATGTTGAACACCTCCCACCCGGTGGTGTTCATAGGCAACAACCTCGAGGTTATCAGGTTTCCCCGCCACGGTTTCACTCTGCCGTCCAGTACCTCGTACAGATCGACCTACGGTTCGGAGGCTGTTAGACGTTGCACTATATAGATGACGTTATTGGTTTGGGGAGGTTAAAATCAGAAATCGACCAGAGCATTATCTTATCAAAACCAAAAGAACAACAGTGCTGGAAACGTACCTTATAAAAATGATGCccctttaaaaatgtctgtgtgtgcCGAAACCATCTGAGCTCTGCTTTGATGACCTTTTCATCCGGGCTGAACGACGTGAGGTTAAAATAGTGAAAGGCGCCGTTAGACTGCCCTGCACAAAGAGCAGCAGTGTCTGTTTAGGGACACTCAAATCAAATAAACTAATTAAGTCTATTTAACATTATATAACCCAAacaaacatgaagtcagtggccagtgagcatgtctacctgtaattaagtctatatgacattagaataaaccctaatacacaaagtcagtggtcagtgagtgtgtctacctgtaatcaactctatataacattagaataaacccaaataaacaaagtcagaggtcagtgagagtgtctacctgtaattataaACAGTAATGATATATACCTGTACatgtaacattagaataaaccctaataaacaaaaTCAGTGGTTAGTGTGTACCtataattacatataataattatatataccTGTATATACAGTAAGTGTggctacctgtaattaactctatataacattagaataaacccaaataaacaaagtcagtggtcagtaagtgtgTACCTGTAATCAacgctatataacattagaataaatcctaatacacataaagtcagtggtcagtgagcaaTAGCTTTAGAATGCCCACCTGCGTAACTCCTCACCACGTTCCCGTCCAGCCTGTTGAGCTCCTGTACGATTCTACCTGAGTCCTTCGTGGCTGCGTACAGATCCATCATGAATTGAGGCACTTTGCTGTGAAGCTCTCTGCTCTGCAGTTCCTTCAGCCGCAGCAGATCCTCCCAGCTGGGCTTCTGAGAAGCTTCTGAAACCAGATACCAGACTTAAGTCTTCTGTCTTCAGTGGGATAATGCAGTGGAACCTCTTAGAGCATCTCAAGAGGACCTAAAAGATGGCTAAGAGGTGTCACCTGTCACCCACCTGTGTCTGTAATCACACGTGTGTATGGCTCTCCTGAAGCAGCTCGGAACGAGACGTGGAGAACCCTGAAGACAAGAATGCCCAGGAGAGGAACGCTCC includes:
- the LOC140543627 gene encoding uncharacterized protein, with translation MQHLCYLDSFMDETDREVMSLTDRAFKSLCIGDEAIYNDSEFSPPLVSCYKPLAEEVPKKTQESCSFTVKKHETHPLNGVNDMPWHINKNSSLFTAFAAKKNGDTTKMLNGDSWDKSALLSIQRELSEFSSDYQNSIADKHGFQVKNHLKSSEKSNKSSKDTSSQSGKSSKSKHSKSSKLRKLNSRNFFLHSELSPFQSWRDLNKFPFGLENIEIFQSNGPPEWYDSPLYKKLTMSHSLHVPGSNKEVERQNTSVPALEDKPEAEITQHTANAVTSIPLKPEKHSESETHTKSQIVLASSGSEQRCQSEGDHSAPWRKNRSRAKSVVPPVGQSLMSSLSCEKTKAVDEDALPIKKEVRTMEEQGSTSSTPFNILQLLTPVIPSRQGTGSSEVLQAVLSPSTLDLPLLPEREKRPSPEIKREGYKSIASSLLFNLKDNRKRVKTMYSPPKFKGLEPADQNKLSPLIEQVLTKDGQEVAEIPDAEITSAVHQKAPASLPPEAAGQQKYTPSGHINGGLPDDFLALSLLQPLKSNKSPVVNKATYPSLNLYRKASPGESDTKTMQPTLSVPGSHPGTKHGQNTGHPEMQGKDLQRKPTPALNLNKPTDHPNSDGTLMNVDTTKRTAGNVQTESADAVTLKEKYPLAFLKKHSTKSDAPTLSGSRNLDNLGETGTAEQRPVKDKGRMEAKPKHLFSARQNNYIKSQRYVSVDDEECGHGGEEVASAQGRTEVEKGNSGDELSRISESANVREERKGKPNVGLQKVKEVVDGKMEDAPIRESVENAASNIKDNFVPSKNVLGVSKGDGFSMKGNTSAKIALFAAKEQVHTKAAVALKKENQAMDKYELAKAALEEVIAERNQRKKQSQNLADDQDLVTQQQDDYKQANQSQSSQKDTLEAATKDRRGGRKGFSDLKSSSRIVQSMSERDTKHGESHVAEFTTSRDRKGQLDCLTVPEEEEMRSAVSSVSEGIESCGTSAGDTVEETTFIPLPTEDAEESRAPSERSGSACSGLESQSQSKPPAVPPKTEKALRRAMKLTTRRIQKADSKSKSERKGRSSEKNTSHKPERRHHSSDKVHSGRSEHRAHSIDLGCTKQSPRENDKDTLLLKTHRRERHAREYSNQESHYEETPRLDSHANQNSTQAEPKNFSRNQRHIEKEDQLEARNGETHSERTGRTSGRYLPEKLDRRAQSLDRFLTEKPELVKRPPLRQNSVERTYASNIVTQSFPMTQRKLLQDPDSGQYFVVDMPVQVKTKTFFDPETGSYVQLPVQSPEASVPQAQSMEVVKAPPLVLYHGFVPMPVSTLPAQKSTIRLGSVVTPDDLELFESGEMERHDAIYQKPNPYPEPMHVSQEHLAGVEIDSVR
- the LOC140544309 gene encoding bone morphogenetic protein 2-like, which encodes MMDLYAATKDSGRIVQELNRLDGNVVRSYAGQSNGAFHYFNLTSFSPDEKVIKAELRWFRHTQTFLKGHHFYKVDLYEVLDGRVKPWRGNLITSRLLPMNTTGWEVFNITNAATKWILNGGANNGILLVSTLPSGQWFETTVQLGEAKKPEENDAYLVVYSTDGWRGSGQGSGSPLDLVLESKIPHGTTGRKRRSTHRPPPDHRQFATCQRAPLYVDFTKIGWSGWIISPRGYNAYQCVGSCPFPLGGSLRATNHAIVQSIVDALKLSSKVEQPCCVPDVLHPISLLYFDDEENVVLRQYDDMVADSCGCH